From a single Rutidosis leptorrhynchoides isolate AG116_Rl617_1_P2 chromosome 5, CSIRO_AGI_Rlap_v1, whole genome shotgun sequence genomic region:
- the LOC139848083 gene encoding senescence-specific cysteine protease SAG39-like, translated as MSTKTRATFTCLILLFLSASLISQVVSRLLPETSSYENHEQWMARYGRVYRDATEKEQRSKVYQDNVQHIQSFNNDIGKTYKLAVNKFADLTNEEFRTQRNRFLAHDCTPSNSAFKYENVTAVPSSMDWRKKGAVTPIKDQGQCGCCWAFSAVAAMEGITQLKTGKLVSLSEQELVDCDTSGVDQGCEGGLMDNAFEFIISNKGLTTESNYPYKGVDGTCNSNEESNNAATITGYEDVPAKSESALLKAVASQPVSVAIDASGSDFQFYSSGVFTGECGTELDHGVTAVGYGTSDDGTKYWLVKNSWGTSWGEEGYIMMQRDVDAKEGICGIAMQASYPTA; from the exons ATGTCAACTAAAACCCGAGCAACTTTCACTTGTCTTATTCTACTATTCCTCTCAGCTTCTTTGATTTCACAAGTTGTATCCCGATTGTTACCTGAAACTTCAAGTTACGAGAACCATGAGCAATGGATGGCTCGTTATGGACGTGTATATCGGGACGCTACAGAGAAAGAACAACGTTCTAAAGTATATCAAGACAACGTTCAGCACATACAGTCATTCAACAATGATATTGGTAAAACTTACAAATTAGCAGTCAACAAGTTTGCTGACCTCACAAATGAAGAGTTCAGGACTCAAAGAAACCGATTCTTGGCACACGATTGCACGCCATCAAATTCTGCTTTTAAGTATGAAAATGTAACCGCAGTTCCATCATCAATGGATTGGAGAAAAAAAGGTGCAGTAACACCTATCAAAGACCAAGGCCAATGTG GTTGCTGTTGGGCATTTTCAGCAGTGGCAGCGATGGAAGGAATAACTCAACTGAAAACAGGTAAATTAGTGTCTTTATCTGAACAAGAGCTTGTCGATTGTGACACTAGCGGTGTAGATCAGGGATGCGAGGGTGGTCTTATGGACAACGCTTTTGAATTCATAATAAGCAATAAAGGCCTTACTACGGAGAGTAACTATCCGTACAAAGGAGTTGACGGCACCTGCAACAGCAACGAGGAATCTAACAACGCTGCAACAATCACAGGTTATGAAGATGTTCCTGCTAAAAGTGAAAGTGCACTGTTGAAAGCGGTAGCTAGTCAGCCCGTATCTGTAGCCATTGATGCTAGTGGGTCCGACTTTCAATTCTACTCTAGTGGTGTATTTACTGGAGAGTGTGGTACGGAACTGGACCATGGTGTTACAGCAGTTGGTTATGGAACGAGTGATGACGGGACTAAGTATTGGCTGGTGAAGAACTCATGGGGAACAAGTTGGGGTGAAGAGGGTTACATAATGATGCAAAGAGATGTTGATGCTAAAGAAGGCATATGTGGCATCGCCATGCAGGCTTCCTATCCAACTGCGTGA